In Cicer arietinum cultivar CDC Frontier isolate Library 1 chromosome 7, Cicar.CDCFrontier_v2.0, whole genome shotgun sequence, a single window of DNA contains:
- the LOC101513149 gene encoding protein ROOT INITIATION DEFECTIVE 3-like translates to MQPRNRREMVVEEGEALVACSDKSMKIGVTIWDMDTGEKMLHIPTCASPPFGLLCLRNRFLVASQLNKHGSVGGGAIVVWALNKPQQPLLNYTVEAIGPLSSTQDGIYLVGGAFSGSAYIWNVTSGKLLKTWTAHYKSLKHIIFSNDDSLLISGSVDGMICVWSMISLLDVEEIGSWDPLLHCLPGHMSSITGLLATSCSCFSILISSSLDGTCKVWDFITGKLMQTQGYPLAITCITLHQRESLLFCGTENGTMIVNKVDIGLEEGPYSIIRGDQSLELKGHSGAITALTSSRAGLISSSEDCTICIWDVMSWTITKRFNLQKGKVTNLVVINRSLVLSTSNHTRATNQYTVSPLDKCPLQMNSYKRTTTLVSLSRLYKEKQTYIDLRSSNLLRQSISDSQKSYMHVAMTIQMKMETNIENHLWATKMAKHVTMINRQLQSRLLGLIHRRLFGSNRISFQKTGRKRPKIKSILPEEEN, encoded by the exons ATGCAGCCGCGGAACAGGAGAGAAATGGTGGTGGAAGAAGGAGAAGCATTGGTGGCGTGCAGTGACAAAAGCATGAAAATTGGGGTGACGATATGGGACATGGACACAGGGGAAAAGATGCTTCACATACCAACATGTGCTTCACCACCTTTTGGATTATTGTGTTTAAGAAATCGCTTCCTCGTCGCATCGCAATTGAACAAACATGGCTCTGTTGGTGGTGGAGCCATTGTTGTTTGGGCCTTGAACAAG CCTCAGCAACCACTTTTGAATTATACAGTGGAGGCCATTGGGCCACTTTCTAGCACACAAGATGGCATATACCTTGTGGGAGGTGCTTTTTCTGGAAGTGCTTATATCTGGAAT GTGACTAGTGGAAAATTGTTGAAGACTTGGACTGCTCATTATAAGTCACTAAAACacattatattttcaaatgatgATTCTCTTCTTATTTCTGGTTCAGTTGATGGTATGATATGTGTTTGGTCCATGATTAG TTTGTTAGATGTGGAAGAAATAGGCAGCTGGGATCCTTTATTACATTGTTTGCCAGGGCACATGTCCTCCATAACAGGTCTTTTAGCTACATCTTGCAGTtgcttttcaattttaatatcaAGCTCCCTTGATGGAACATGCAAG GTTTGGGACTTTATCACTGGAAAGCTTATGCAAACTCAAGGTTATCCGTTGGCAATAACTTGCATCACACTTCACCAAAGAGAAAGTCTCTTGTTTTGTGGTACTGAAAATGGAACAATGATTGTCAACAAGGTTGATATTGGTTTGGAAGAAGGTCCTTATTCCATTATCAGAGGAGACCAATCACTTGAATTGAAAGGTCACAG TGGAGCCATAACTGCATTGACCTCTAGTAGGGCAGGCCTAATATCTTCCTCTGAAGACTGCACAATCTGCATATGGGATGTCATGAGCTGGACAATCACTAAAAGattcaatcttcaaaaag GAAAAGTAACTAATCTCGTGGTAATAAATCGGTCTTTGGTGCTCTCCACATCGAATCACACAAGAGCCACCAATCAATATACTGTTTCTCCATTGGATAAGTGTCCTCTGCAGATGAACTCGTACAAGAGAACTACCACTCTTGTTTCCTTGAGTCGCCTCtacaaagaaaaacaaacttACATTGATTTACGAAGTTCTAATTTATTGAGACAAAGCATCTCTGATTCACAG AAATCATACATGCATGTGGCCATGACCATACAAATGAAAATGGAAACAAATATAGAGAATCATTTATGGGCAACAAAGATGGCAAAACATGTAACGATGATAAACAGACAGTTGCAGTCACGGCTGTTGGGCTTGATACATCGCAGATTGTTTGGTTCAAACAGAATCAGCTTTCAAAAAACAGGTAGAAAAAGGCCCAAAATTAAGAGTATTTTACCAGAAGAGGAGAATTAA